The Gadus chalcogrammus isolate NIFS_2021 chromosome 14, NIFS_Gcha_1.0, whole genome shotgun sequence sequence tctccccatacacagtgaatgatggcaacagacagaggaacaggggtgatgaagttgttgatcattggggttgtataaatgtgcatatctctctacattttaaaacgacataatgtgttggcagcaaagttaacttcacttcaggttaatgcttttgtatatgagcctgccgggtgatactccagacaggaagtagtaaccagaccagcaaaccaatcacagccttgcaggctgggcggctcgcgtaaaagcttacgtaaaaaatgacgcaagtctagaaaaatcgcccgacgcacgcaagacgtgagaagtcgcgcaaggggggcgcaagggcgcgcaagggcctcttgcgcttgcgcttacgcttacgtaaccgagcataaaccagccttaacgcccccaacgcaacgcttcaacgcttcaacgcgtgtaccgcgcctagaccaatggttccctatgcaaaaatgccgattttcaacgcccctaacgcgagcaacgcggttggtgtggccgtaccttaacagTCTGAATGACGATTACAGCATATACGCGGGGAGCACATTCAAACCTCTACTGAGTATGATCATCTATCCGATCCAAAAATTGTGTACTGTAAGTGTTTTTGATATTTATTCCGGGGGTACAATCATGTTTAATACGGCGAAGCGGACGTTTGTGGTTTGTTTTTTGCTCCATTTGTGGACGATCGTCTGCTGCTATTTAGAGGAGGAGCGACCACGTAGTCTGCTATGCTAACCTTGCTAACAGCCGACCCCTTTGTTCGAGACTTGGAGCTGCTTATTTTATGTGTTTCTACCCGCTATCAGTTCTGTAGTTTGTCCATGAGCGTTGTTTCGATATTAGTAAGCCACTACGATTGAGTGCAATTGGCTATTTTCTACACCTCAACTAATAGAAGGGAGAAATGTTGCTAATATGCCTCCATTCCAGGCTATCCCTGTGTAGTTACACAGCGTCATTGCCGCGCTCCTTATTACAGGTTGAACTAACTACTTCTTTAATTACCAACAATTTCGGCCGGTTATACATGATCTGGACCCAAAGTTGGAACTTGTGTGTATTGTTAATTCGAATTTCACCGATACTTTGAAACCGGACTAGCAACACCGTAAtggagcgggggaggggcttgCGAGTTGCTCCATGATGTGTTCTTCAGGGGTTTACTATGCGAGAGAGCCGGTAAAGCTCCGGTGCCTGTGTCTCTTTGTGCTTCACTTACTATTATGGTATTCAAGCACGATATTAAACACCAAATACAGGATATATAACTAAAACATGTAGGAGGAGTTGTATATATTTTCCGTCCTCTTTTGGATTTTCTCAACCAATGAGCAATGCAACCCAATCGCGATATTAAAAGTGTTTTGGACTTTTCAGAGACTTAACACCGCCAATTTCTTAATAGTTTTTCTCCAATGTATTCCCCTTTGTGTTTCAGGTAATGCTCTACTGAAATGGAGGATAGTTTCGACTGCGACTGTGGTGAGCTTGAGCCACCTGATCATTGAGGGTGGAAAGACTTGGAAAACTTAAGGTCGAACACATTTCAGATATACAGACAAGTTAGGCGAACTgcaaggatttttttttataaagtccTGGAACATTGCCCTTTTGGCACGCTAGTATGAAACAGCTCAGGACCAGTCCCACTGTCAACGTATCTGCCCTTTGAGGATGCACTCAACATTACATTTTCTCAAATTCCACTACATTGCTGTTGTTAGAAGTTTATTTTGTAACGATACGTTTTTTTTGCCTAACTGGACGTAAACATTGCTTCCCTTTTTAATACAATGGCAAGACGATTGACCATAGATTAATCTCCTGTATTTGGGTTGTAGGCCTTACGGGGAAGCATATCACCTCTGCAAGGTATTTTATTTACATCCAAATAGGAATACAGAAAGCcacattattacatttttttcattggACTTAAACTCTGGTCTTGATTAAAGTTAGTGACTAGGGAGTGGTTAAAGCTCATAACACAAAATGGCTGAAAAGTGTGAGTCCCTGATGAACATACATGGCTTTGACATTGGTCCTCGCTACATGGACCTAAAGCCCCTAGGCTATGGAGGTAATGGCCTAGTGTTTTGCGCCGTAGACACTGCATGTGACAAATGTGTTGCGGTCAAGAAGATTGTCCTTACCGACCCCCAGAGCGTCAAGCACGCCCTCCGGGAAATTAAAATCATCCGTCGCCTCGACCATGACAACATCGTCAAGGTAAGAACTAGGACTGCATGAttctgaaaagaaagaaagtataAAACGATTTTCTTATTTAGAAATGGGATCTCAATTCTcctgatatatatttttcaatataCATTAATTGCACTGATTTACCTGATACAGAAGGTAACGCaaacaaaaatatgaaatatgaccAGCACATCAACTTTGGTAAATAAAAACGTCATGATTCTCGTGTTGATGAGAGAAAAATATTAATTGGCTCTGTAATTGCCTTGTTCCTCCTCGGCCCCACCAAACACGTGGCCTAGAGTGTGGCACTCGAGGCCATGTGTGCCACACTCGAGGCCGCCTACCATTCACTTTGTAttggatgtgtgtttgcatggggcAAGGGATTGTAGGAAGGCTATGTGAGGACGTGTGCAGGCAGGGGGTCGCGGTGCATTGAAAGGGGAAGTGGAAAAAGTGGCTCAGAATATTATAGATTTTTTAAGAGACTTAATACTTAATAGATGGAAAAAAAAGACTTTGTTTACCTGATCAAAGTCTCCAACAAATTTAAAAGACTGGAGCTCAAAGATTCTTAAAAAATAGGAAGTTACCATTGTCCTAAGTAAAACACACATTTGGAAGGAAATGTAAgtaggtttgtgtatgtgtttttccaAGCAATACCTATAGTACAAGTATTCCTTGGACAAAGCTAGGTAGTATAGATAGTAGTATATAGGGGTAACAACTCTATAGCAACCCGGTATCatgcgatttcgtgctcatgcttATGATAATGTGTCTATTGAATCTTGTCCCAGAGCATGATTGTCAGACTTTTTttgaacgaaatgtaaaccaatgcattttgaattGGAGCGTTTTTTCAGACCTTCTTCGTGCCACACAGAACGACATGTAAACCCACGCATTTTGAATGGAAGGTTCTCTGactttttcgtgctacacagaggaaatgtaaacccatgcatttCAATGGGGAGATTTTTGacttcagaaggggggggggggggggatgcgcagtgcaccctctagttatggaTACGTGGTGgtatggtggttgctatggacACTGCTCTCGCTAAAAACCAAACATGGATGACATTCATTTGATCTGTGGAAAATACAATATTAACATTGTTTCTGCATCAAAATGCGTTTTGATAACAGTTCTAATGGGCCTTTTATTgtcataatctttgttcagtgattgTATATGATGTTTAGTTAGCCAACTGCTCATAGCGTTTTTCAGGCTTATCTGGGGGATTTGAGGGACTATAATCGGGGTATATTCTGTTCTGAAATAACAGTAATGATATATTTGATTACACAACATTTCTTTCAAACATGTAGAGCATGAGCTCCATTTTTGTCTGGAATTCCCCCGCCCCCCAGATATCATATAGATCCATATGCTCTTGTTTGCCGTATAGCCATTATTTCATTTTCTGTACCATGAACGCATATGTCCTTTATTTAAtacatgaacattttaaatgaaCACAATATTCTGAACATGCCCTAAACATATTGATTCTAGATTCCTGTGACAGATGCGGGACGCTGTGATGTGATAACTTTTGTAATCAACTTGACTCCGAGGGATGCGCATGGACAGATTTGGTAGTGACACAGCCAATAACCTATTTGTGAAAGCAAAAAGGCTAACTAACGAGGCAGGTTTATTCAaaacaatttattaatttatcatGTATGAGAGGTCTTTCCTCATCCTGAGTGTGCATTGAGTATTTTAGTTCTTGAGGAGGTCTGCtacagaaaaatgaaaaatcgGAGTATAATACACAGCATTTACCCTATGttgcatttgttgttttgacgTATATATAACTAGAAgatgcactgtactatctgtgcacacaccttctctctctctctctctctctctctctctctctctctctctctctctctctctctctctctctctctctctctctctctctctctctctctctctctctctctctctctctctctctctctctctctctctctctctctctctctctctctctctctctctctctctctctctctacactctTCTATTCCCCTCTCTGCTTGAAACAAGTTGGATATCGAtagatatacatagatatattgGATTGGTCAAAATGTGTCCAAACCCCTTCACAACCTTTTCACTTTTAGTTTTGATATCAAAGCAGTTGGCGCACTGAACTTTCTGTGAATCCCCCCGCCCCTTCTGAAGTCGAAGAAAatctcccattcaaaatgcatgggTTTTAAATGTTGTTCCATGTAGCACAAAAAAGTCGGAGAAACTCTCCCGCTCaaaatgcatgggtttacattttgtttagTCCAGCACGAATATAGTCTATATTTCGTCATAAGGGACGTGGTTAGTTTCCATTTCTGAGGTCTGCTGCAGAAATCTGAGTATCTATAATACACAGCATTTACCCTTTAAGTTTATTGCATTTGTTGTTTCGATGTAattataactagagggtgcactgtactatctgcgcacaacCCTTCTCAGGTCTAAGAAAATATCGCAATTGAAATACTTAATTGAGATTTTTGGTTTAAATGTCATGCTGTGTAGCATGAAAAAGGTCAGACAATCATGTCACACAATTCAATTGATTAATTTTGAGCATGGACACAAAATCGCGTGATATCGGGTTGTATAATGTATACTACCCCTAAACAatgacttaaaggttgggtacgcgatttgcgaaacaccagcagattttgaaaatacacaactcaaatggtcctaccccctctccttcaacgctgactctgactccaccatggacataataaaggacaCTTGACACAGATACACCACCGCCATTTAATATTGAACGATTTAAAACAATGAGTTACCTGCTGAGCGGTCCGAGTTCTCTCCAAACAGGTCAGCTGAGCTGATGGCACTGTTACCAGACATGCTCTCCAGTCTTGTCTTGGTATCATACTGAGAAGAACAACATCAAATGAGTGGACAACAGTAGCCGGCTACGCATGGCTGGCCTTACTAGTGTGAATAATGGGATTTGTCATAATGAAGCCTCCTAGACTTTAGTGGATCCATCTCATGTCTGAAACAGGCCTTCTATGGATGGccattataaataaatgaatgagtaAATCAAACTCAATAAGGTTGTGGCCTAGGTTCCTCACGTCCGCACTGCTCT is a genomic window containing:
- the LOC130403672 gene encoding ADP-ribosylation factor GTPase-activating protein 2-like — translated: MDLLPSRRKAEVSAPVAESSEARQKFANAKAISSDMFFGRESSADYDTKTRLESMSGNSAISSADLFGENSDRSAESCSPSSYLDDVVMVEATDDFNFPEGVLDALGVAVNYTGQW